In a single window of the Entelurus aequoreus isolate RoL-2023_Sb linkage group LG16, RoL_Eaeq_v1.1, whole genome shotgun sequence genome:
- the LOC133630934 gene encoding dehydrogenase/reductase SDR family member 12-like — MSLYRNTIWFLNGLHHYTRKGYEAAFRDFEPQDTDVSVVGRSFMVTGANSGIGKATAMAIAKKGGRVHMVCRNKDKAEEAKEEIIHESGNTEVYVHIVDLSESRRVWQFAEAFKKQYSSLHVLVNNAGCMVHEREVNDEGLEKNFAINTMGTYLLTEGLIPLLQKSRDPRVITVSSGGMLVQKLQIDDLQSDKGYFDGVMVYAQNKRQQVVLTEQWAKEYPDIHFSVMHPGWVDTPAVSTSMPQFHSMMGDRLRTAEQGADTVVWLALSRAAGRTQSGQFFQDRTPVSTHLPLAWTRSSTVEVLTFIGHLEILAKAVQSLPGPLGHSSLQLV; from the exons ATGTCCCTCTACCGAAACACCATCTGGTTCTTGAACGGACTACACCATTACACAAG GAAGGGATATGAAGCGGCATTTCGAGATTTCGAGCCCCAGGACACGGACGTGTCCGTTGTGGGACGCTCTTTCATGGTCACTGGAGCAAACAGTGGGATTGGGAAGGCGACCGCCATGGCTATAGCCAAGAAAG GTGGTAGAGTGCACATGGTGTGCAGGAATAAAGATAAAGCTGAAGAGGCCAAGGAGGAGATTATTCATGAATCtggtaatact GAGGTATACGTCCATATTGTGGACTTGTCAGAGTCACGCAGAGTCTGGCAGTTTGCTGAGGCCTTCAAGAAGCAGTATTCATCTTTACACGTCTTG GTAAACAATGCAGGGTGTATGGTTCACGAGAGAGAGGTGAACGACGAAGGCCTGGAGAAGAATTTCGCCATCAACACCATGG GCACGTATCTTCTCACCGAGGGTCTCATACCACTTCTACAAAAGAGCCGCGACCCAAGGGTG ATCACAGTGTCGTCAGGAGGCATGCTGGTCCAGAAGCTTCAGATTGATGACTTACAGTCAGATAAAGGCTACTTTGACGGCGTCATGGTCTACGCCCAGAACAAA AGGCAGCAGGTGGTGCTGACAGAGCAGTGGGCCAAAGAGTACCCTGACATCCACTTTTCAGTCATGCATCCCGGCTGGGTCGATACACCAG CCGTGTCCACATCCATGCCCCAGTTCCACAGCATGATGGGAGACAGGCTGCGCACTGCGGAGCAAGGGGCCGACACTGTGGTGTGGTTGGCTTTGTCCCGAGCTGCTGGAAGAACCCAAAGCGGGCAGTTCTTTCAAG ACCGCACGCCCGTCTCTACCCACCTGCCTCTGGCCTGGACCCGCAGCTCTACAGTGGAGGTTCTGACTTTCATCGGTCATCTGGAGATTCTGGCCAAAGCTGTGCAGTCCCTGCCTGGTCCACTAGGACACAGCAGCCTCCAACTAGTATAA
- the LOC133630936 gene encoding secretogranin-2b-like: MLHFHHKSPSGVAVVLLAVLLHGCAVQAASLPRHYRLRGGDAQPAGSDLMKALEYIENLKQRNGGRPVPVDYDEVEKFRVLLQLASQQQRQEDESPADRPDITAEQLMRTLLKSVQDQARLGDRRLQRHRTKETPESSPADYANYPRPHKKYPLMFEDEENTEASKRATEDLDQQYTPQSLTNLRSIFEELERMPLKRDLFGDDEEDAEEEEDAAPGEEWVPVEEREQTEEMVNGSHEEADRALGEQEEEEVQRRSGQDQEDADDDTKLVDYYLLKVLEMSDQREKRDQTGEQRKRLIRPSIVDPRTVKELLELSLKLHVPPQDLIDMLLTEELRKLHRNPPAASRPHAAGPSPKVRYFSRRLPLKSKPAPEDMDREDFLDIIGVETISNEYPVMPRPAKTPLDRIPAGSAVAPNAGPVKIPPPSGRRENLFLSELNKMPFKRQADGGDTDDDDDDVEDEVTTYLAAKILTEYPPGSIAKRDTQAQTKGLFPYELYERAVKDYLGQVDSGSRPLAKREAEAVPEEKPTEVQSKEEMTGKTSDPQRVQGDGQGEHRDQAVAGM, translated from the coding sequence ATGCTGCATTTCCACCACAAGTCGCCCTCGGGGGTCGCCGTGGTCCTGCTCGCCGTCCTCCTGCACGGATGCGCGGTGCAGGCGGCGTCCCTCCCCCGCCACTACCGCCTGCGCGGCGGCGATGCGCAGCCGGCCGGTTCGGACCTGATGAAAGCCTTAGAATACATCGAGAACCTGAAGCAGCGCAACGGGGGCCGACCTGTGCCCGTGGACTAcgacgaggtggagaagttcaggGTGTTGCTCCAGCTGGCCTCGCAGCAGCAGCGGCAAGAGGACGAGAGTCCGGCGGACCGTCCGGACATCACCGCCGAGCAGCTGATGAGAACCCTCCTCAAGTCCGTCCAAGACCAGGCCAGGCTGGGCGACCGCCGCCTGCAGCGACACCGCACCAAAGAGACCCCGGAGAGCTCCCCGGCAGACTACGCCAACTACCCCAGACCCCACAAGAAGTACCCGCTGATGTTCGAGGATGAGGAAAACACGGAGGCGTCCAAGCGGGCTACAGAGGACCTGGACCAGCAGTACACGCCGCAGAGCCTCACCAATCTGCGCTCCATCTTCGAGGAGCTGGAAAGGATGCCGCTGAAAAGAGATCTGTTCGGTGACGACGAGGAGGAtgctgaggaggaggaggacgccGCCCCTGGGGAGGAGTGGGTTCCCGTGGAGGAACGGGAGCAGACCGAGGAGATGGTGAACGGGAGCCACGAGGAGGCGGACCGGGCTCTGggggagcaggaggaggaggaagtgcAGCGCCGCTCGGGTCAGGACCAGGAGGACGCGGACGACGACACCAAGCTGGTGGATTATTACCTGCTGAAGGTTCTGGAGATGAGCGACCAGAGAGAGAAGCGGGATCAGACCGGCGAGCAAAGAAAGAGACTCATCCGCCCTTCCATCGTGGACCCTCGCACGGTGAAGGAGCTGCTGGAGCTCTCCTTGAAACTCCACGTCCCCCCGCAGGACCTCATTGACATGCTGCTGACGGAGGAACTCCGCAAGCTCCACCGCAACCCCCCCGCCGCGTCCCGCCCGCACGCAGCGGGACCCAGCCCGAAAGTCCGCTACTTCAGTCGCAGGCTGCCCCTGAAGAGCAAGCCGGCTCCCGAGGACATGGACCGGGAGGACTTTTTGGACATCATCGGCGTGGAGACCATCAGCAACGAGTACCCGGTCATGCCCAGACCTGCCAAGACCCCCTTGGATAGAATCCCGGCAGGGTCCGCCGTGGCTCCCAATGCGGGACCCGTTAAAATCCCGCCTCCGTCCGGACGTAGAGAGAACCTGTTCCTGTCCGAGCTCAACAAGATGCCCTTTAAGCGCCAGGCTGACGGCGGCGACacagacgacgacgacgacgacgtggAGGACGAGGTCACCACCTACCTGGCGGCCAAAATCCTCACAGAGTACCCGCCGGGCAGCATCGCCAAGCGGGACACCCAGGCGCAGACCAAGGGCCTCTTCCCCTACGAGCTGTACGAGCGAGCCGTGAAAGACTACTTGGGCCAGGTGGACTCTGGGAGCAGACCGCTGGCCAAGAGGGAGGCGGAGGCGGTCCCGGAGGAAAAGCCCACTGAGGTGCAGAGCAAGGAGGAGATGACCGGGAAGACCTCGGACCCTCAGAGGGTGCAGGGCGACGGACAGGGAGAGCACCGTGACCAAGCTGTGGCAGGAATGTAA
- the LOC133630935 gene encoding AP-1 complex subunit sigma-2-like isoform X1 encodes MMRFLLLFSRQGKLRLQKWYTPMSDREKKKIIRDMTTAVLARQPRSCNFLHWKDLKIIYKRYASLYFCLAIENQENELLALEVIHRYVELLDRYFGNVCELDIIFNFEKAYFILDEFLMGGEIQETSKQIVNRSIEASDMLQEDGNSDWYEVELLG; translated from the exons ATG ATGCGCTTCCTGCTGCTCTTCAGCCGCCAGGGCAAGTTGCGTTTGCAGAAATGGTACACGCCCATGTCTGATCGGGAGAAGAAGAAGATCATCAGGGACATGACCACGGCCGTGTTGGCACGGCAACCACGCTCCTGCAACTTCCTGCACTGGAAGGACTTGAAGATTATTTACAAGAG ATACGCAAGCTTGTATTTCTGCTTGGCCATAGAGAACCAAGAGAACGAGCTGCTGGCATTGGAGGTCATTCATCGCTATGTGGAGCTGCTCGACAGATATTTTGGCAAT GTGTGCGAGCTTGACATAATCTTTAACTTTGAGAAGGCCTATTTTATCCTGGACGAGTTCCTCATGGGAGGAGAAATACAAGAAACCTCCAAACAGATTGTGAACCGCTCCATTGAAGCCTCAGACATGTTACAAGAG GATGGCAACAGTGATTGGTATGAGGTGGAGCTGTTGGGATGA
- the LOC133630935 gene encoding AP-1 complex subunit sigma-3-like isoform X2: MMRFLLLFSRQGKLRLQKWYTPMSDREKKKIIRDMTTAVLARQPRSCNFLHWKDLKIIYKRYASLYFCLAIENQENELLALEVIHRYVELLDRYFGNVCELDIIFNFEKAYFILDEFLMGGEIQETSKQIVNRSIEASDMLQETMEEYMNTPAF; encoded by the exons ATG ATGCGCTTCCTGCTGCTCTTCAGCCGCCAGGGCAAGTTGCGTTTGCAGAAATGGTACACGCCCATGTCTGATCGGGAGAAGAAGAAGATCATCAGGGACATGACCACGGCCGTGTTGGCACGGCAACCACGCTCCTGCAACTTCCTGCACTGGAAGGACTTGAAGATTATTTACAAGAG ATACGCAAGCTTGTATTTCTGCTTGGCCATAGAGAACCAAGAGAACGAGCTGCTGGCATTGGAGGTCATTCATCGCTATGTGGAGCTGCTCGACAGATATTTTGGCAAT GTGTGCGAGCTTGACATAATCTTTAACTTTGAGAAGGCCTATTTTATCCTGGACGAGTTCCTCATGGGAGGAGAAATACAAGAAACCTCCAAACAGATTGTGAACCGCTCCATTGAAGCCTCAGACATGTTACAAGAG ACCATGGAGGAATATATGAACACACCGGCCTTTTGA